A DNA window from Castanea sativa cultivar Marrone di Chiusa Pesio chromosome 7, ASM4071231v1 contains the following coding sequences:
- the LOC142605337 gene encoding uncharacterized protein LOC142605337 isoform X3: MKLMIICWLVVPHFDGAIYVYNHFIHPCLSMNPPIFVDEFNKWKEFLFKRDNFLAQAERYINKNGPEALEELIAAKKNSKNPNHGMEEFKAISVMVKKQVERSNSREANIVHKDSKSMDVIEKKEVPSAKVVLTEPNLDQTENRTSATKEIKETARELPDIPMPKEVRKKWTCDICQLTVLCEKNLNLHLQGRKHKATYEALKTKNQPNIVRASTAKKTARPVEEPQKTVYRKEWKQKTITNNEGEQNGQSMGVSASTAKKSDQPTREENEKRVSMSNSGLEPKNEADSEENYTFRCNICNTKCNGENDLAAHYNGRKHKARIQLHNIFVGIGQV; encoded by the exons ATGAAGCTAATGATCATCTGCTGGCTGGTTGTACCTCACTTCGATGGTGCTATTTATGTCTATAATCACTTTATACATCCATGCCTCTCCATGAACCCACCAATTTTCGTTGATGAATTCAATAAATGGAAGGAATTCTTATTCAAGAGAGATAACTTTCTAGCTCAGGCAGAGAGATATATAAACAAGAACGGACCTGAAGCTCTGGAGGAACTTATTGCTGCCAAG aaaaatagtaaaaatccTAATCATGGCATGGAAGAGTTCAAAGCTATTTCGGTTATGGTCAAGAAACAAGTGGAGAGG TCAAATAGCAGAGAGGCTAACATTGTGCATAAAGATAGTAAATCTATGGACGTAATAGAGAAAAAGGAAGTACCTAGTGCCAAG GTAGTTCTAACAGAGCCTAATCTTGATCAGACTGAGAACAGAACATCAGCCACTAAGGAGATTAAAGAAACAGCAAGAGAACTTCCCGATATACCCATGCCTAAGGAAGTCCGAAAAAAGTGGACTTGTGATATATGTCAGTTAACTGTTCTATGTgagaaaaacttaaatttacACCTTCAAGGAAGGAAACACAAGGCTACTTATGAGGCACTGAAAACAAAGAACCAACCAAATATTGTCCGAGCTTCAACCGCAAAGAAAACTGCTCGGCCAGTTGAGGAGCCACAAAAGACTGTATATAGGAAAGAATGGAAACAAAAAACTATTACAAATAATGAGGGTGAACAGAATGGCCAGTCAATGGGCGTCTCAGCTTCAACTGCTAAAAAATCTGATCAGCCCACAAGAGAGGAGAATGAAAAAAGAGTTTCAATGTCAAACAGTGGACTAGAACCGAAGAATGAAGCTGATAGTGAGGAAAATTATACTTTTAGGTGCAATATCTGCAATACAAAATGCAATGGAGAGAATGACTTGGCTGCTCACTATAATGGGAGGAAACACAAGGCTCGAATTCAATTACACAATATATTTGTTGGAATTGGACAGGTCTGA
- the LOC142643851 gene encoding uncharacterized protein LOC142643851 → MGKEDKQFWLLKTEPGEWSWEDQAANGGLSNWDGVKNKQAQKYLKSMKLSDLCFFYHSGSKARRVVGVVTVVKEWYEDGGGAVDVKAVGEMRRPVDLKEMKGDVGLKGFALFRQPRLSVVPVSEDVWERVCGLGGGFEGDGQDDQVQDDDGGED, encoded by the coding sequence ATGGGCAAAGAAGACAAGCAGTTCTGGCTTTTGAAGACAGAGCCAGGAGAGTGGTCATGGGAGGACCAAGCTGCCAATGGAGGCTTGAGCAACTGGGATGGTGTCAAGAACAAGCAAGCCCAGAAGTACCTCAAGTCCATGAAGCTCAGTGACCTCTGCTTCTTCTACCACTCTGGCTCCAAGGCCCGCCGCGTTGTCGGCGTGGTGACTGTTGTCAAGGAGTGGTATGAAGATGGTGGTGGGGCTGTGGATGTGAAGGCAGTGGGGGAGATGAGGAGGCCTGTGGACTTGAAGGAGATGAAAGGGGATGTTGGGTTGAAGGGTTTTGCTCTGTTTCGGCAGCCAAGGCTGTCGGTTGTGCCTGTTTCGGAGGATGTGTGGGAAAGGGTTTGTGGTTTGGGAGGTGGGTTTGAAGGGGATGGTCAAGATGATCAAGTTCAAGATGATGATGGAGGTGAAGATTAG
- the LOC142644211 gene encoding uncharacterized protein LOC142644211, producing MTHHLTMSDMATLAIKVSVALQSASSKDGHRCKKACILVVNKSVGQEVAKMAVCSFRRAKMAVCSFRHRLSTIYEGTTL from the exons ATGACACAT CACTTGACCATGTCAGATATGGCCACTTTGGCCATTAAAGTCAGCGTGGCTCTTCAAAGTGCGTCGAGCAAGGACGGTCATCGCTGCAAGAAGGCTTGTATTCTTGTGGTTAATAAATCG GTCGGTCAGGAAGTTGCAAAGATGGCAGTTTGTTCCTTTAGAAGAGCTAAGATGGCAGTTTGTTCCTTTAGACACAGATTGAGCACAATTTATGAAGGCACAActctttag
- the LOC142605337 gene encoding uncharacterized protein LOC142605337 isoform X1 — protein sequence MLLGILNFALKCLYVLSWPFFSLGYPLCASIQAIENNSNSDTQTLVTYWIVFSLISLFENAFLKFLERLLFWQHMKLMIICWLVVPHFDGAIYVYNHFIHPCLSMNPPIFVDEFNKWKEFLFKRDNFLAQAERYINKNGPEALEELIAAKKNSKNPNHGMEEFKAISVMVKKQVERSNSREANIVHKDSKSMDVIEKKEVPSAKVVLTEPNLDQTENRTSATKEIKETARELPDIPMPKEVRKKWTCDICQLTVLCEKNLNLHLQGRKHKATYEALKTKNQPNIVRASTAKKTARPVEEPQKTVYRKEWKQKTITNNEGEQNGQSMGVSASTAKKSDQPTREENEKRVSMSNSGLEPKNEADSEENYTFRCNICNTKCNGENDLAAHYNGRKHKARIQLHNIFVGIGQV from the exons ATGCTACTGGGTATTCTCAATTTTGCACTGAAATGCCTTTATGTCCTTTCATG gcctttcttttctttggggTATCCTTt ATGTGCTTCCATCCAAGCAATTGAGAACAATTCAAATTCAGACACTCAGACGTTGGTTACATATTGGATTGTCTTCTCTTTGATTTCACTCTTTGAGAATGCTTTCTTGAAGTTTCTTGAAAG GTTACTGTTCTGGCAACACATGAAGCTAATGATCATCTGCTGGCTGGTTGTACCTCACTTCGATGGTGCTATTTATGTCTATAATCACTTTATACATCCATGCCTCTCCATGAACCCACCAATTTTCGTTGATGAATTCAATAAATGGAAGGAATTCTTATTCAAGAGAGATAACTTTCTAGCTCAGGCAGAGAGATATATAAACAAGAACGGACCTGAAGCTCTGGAGGAACTTATTGCTGCCAAG aaaaatagtaaaaatccTAATCATGGCATGGAAGAGTTCAAAGCTATTTCGGTTATGGTCAAGAAACAAGTGGAGAGG TCAAATAGCAGAGAGGCTAACATTGTGCATAAAGATAGTAAATCTATGGACGTAATAGAGAAAAAGGAAGTACCTAGTGCCAAG GTAGTTCTAACAGAGCCTAATCTTGATCAGACTGAGAACAGAACATCAGCCACTAAGGAGATTAAAGAAACAGCAAGAGAACTTCCCGATATACCCATGCCTAAGGAAGTCCGAAAAAAGTGGACTTGTGATATATGTCAGTTAACTGTTCTATGTgagaaaaacttaaatttacACCTTCAAGGAAGGAAACACAAGGCTACTTATGAGGCACTGAAAACAAAGAACCAACCAAATATTGTCCGAGCTTCAACCGCAAAGAAAACTGCTCGGCCAGTTGAGGAGCCACAAAAGACTGTATATAGGAAAGAATGGAAACAAAAAACTATTACAAATAATGAGGGTGAACAGAATGGCCAGTCAATGGGCGTCTCAGCTTCAACTGCTAAAAAATCTGATCAGCCCACAAGAGAGGAGAATGAAAAAAGAGTTTCAATGTCAAACAGTGGACTAGAACCGAAGAATGAAGCTGATAGTGAGGAAAATTATACTTTTAGGTGCAATATCTGCAATACAAAATGCAATGGAGAGAATGACTTGGCTGCTCACTATAATGGGAGGAAACACAAGGCTCGAATTCAATTACACAATATATTTGTTGGAATTGGACAGGTCTGA
- the LOC142605337 gene encoding uncharacterized protein LOC142605337 isoform X2, with protein sequence MLLGILNFALKCLYVLSWPFFSLGYPLCASIQAIENNSNSDTQTLVTYWIVFSLISLFENAFLKFLERLLFWQHMKLMIICWLVVPHFDGAIYVYNHFIHPCLSMNPPIFVDEFNKWKEFLFKRDNFLAQAERYINKNGPEALEELIAAKSNSREANIVHKDSKSMDVIEKKEVPSAKVVLTEPNLDQTENRTSATKEIKETARELPDIPMPKEVRKKWTCDICQLTVLCEKNLNLHLQGRKHKATYEALKTKNQPNIVRASTAKKTARPVEEPQKTVYRKEWKQKTITNNEGEQNGQSMGVSASTAKKSDQPTREENEKRVSMSNSGLEPKNEADSEENYTFRCNICNTKCNGENDLAAHYNGRKHKARIQLHNIFVGIGQV encoded by the exons ATGCTACTGGGTATTCTCAATTTTGCACTGAAATGCCTTTATGTCCTTTCATG gcctttcttttctttggggTATCCTTt ATGTGCTTCCATCCAAGCAATTGAGAACAATTCAAATTCAGACACTCAGACGTTGGTTACATATTGGATTGTCTTCTCTTTGATTTCACTCTTTGAGAATGCTTTCTTGAAGTTTCTTGAAAG GTTACTGTTCTGGCAACACATGAAGCTAATGATCATCTGCTGGCTGGTTGTACCTCACTTCGATGGTGCTATTTATGTCTATAATCACTTTATACATCCATGCCTCTCCATGAACCCACCAATTTTCGTTGATGAATTCAATAAATGGAAGGAATTCTTATTCAAGAGAGATAACTTTCTAGCTCAGGCAGAGAGATATATAAACAAGAACGGACCTGAAGCTCTGGAGGAACTTATTGCTGCCAAG TCAAATAGCAGAGAGGCTAACATTGTGCATAAAGATAGTAAATCTATGGACGTAATAGAGAAAAAGGAAGTACCTAGTGCCAAG GTAGTTCTAACAGAGCCTAATCTTGATCAGACTGAGAACAGAACATCAGCCACTAAGGAGATTAAAGAAACAGCAAGAGAACTTCCCGATATACCCATGCCTAAGGAAGTCCGAAAAAAGTGGACTTGTGATATATGTCAGTTAACTGTTCTATGTgagaaaaacttaaatttacACCTTCAAGGAAGGAAACACAAGGCTACTTATGAGGCACTGAAAACAAAGAACCAACCAAATATTGTCCGAGCTTCAACCGCAAAGAAAACTGCTCGGCCAGTTGAGGAGCCACAAAAGACTGTATATAGGAAAGAATGGAAACAAAAAACTATTACAAATAATGAGGGTGAACAGAATGGCCAGTCAATGGGCGTCTCAGCTTCAACTGCTAAAAAATCTGATCAGCCCACAAGAGAGGAGAATGAAAAAAGAGTTTCAATGTCAAACAGTGGACTAGAACCGAAGAATGAAGCTGATAGTGAGGAAAATTATACTTTTAGGTGCAATATCTGCAATACAAAATGCAATGGAGAGAATGACTTGGCTGCTCACTATAATGGGAGGAAACACAAGGCTCGAATTCAATTACACAATATATTTGTTGGAATTGGACAGGTCTGA
- the LOC142644210 gene encoding serine/threonine-protein kinase ZRK1-like: protein MIASCNGKCNPIPHFSADESLRATNNFNPLCTIRKSKLLPWSHTIKVDDPIDDAHYTMYMGSLDDRPIIVKEFEGTIMEDEFRSFAIYDIVITTQMSNHMNAADCLELANAITYLHTALSRPVIHRDIRHGSFFLDHYLVPKFCNFSLSKKIPPNLLHADDDVKGIYGYLDPNYVISGSVTEKSDVYCFGVLLLVFLAGKMRDNAGWGTKFCSIIENGKAHIQNDRLRKEIVLACKIYTLEEEASNGGRKGEVEKKN, encoded by the exons ATGATTGCTTCTTGTAATGGTAAATGCAATCCCATTCCCCATTTCTCTGCTGATGAGTCCCTGAGAGCAACAAACAACTTTAATCCACTTTGCACTATTCGGAAAAGTAAATTACTTCCCTGGAGTCATACTATTAAAGTCGATGACCCCATTGATGATGCACATTACACTATGTATATGGGTTCTTTAGATGACCGCCCAATTATTGTCAAGGAGTTTGAAGGGACAATAATGGAAGATGAATTTAGGTCTTTTGCTATCTATGATATTGTCATTACAACCCAGATGAGCAACCACATGAAT GCAGCGGATTGCTTAGAGCTTGCTAATGCAATTACATATCTTCACACAGCACTTTCTAGGCCTGTCATCCATAGGGATATAAGACATGGCTCATTTTTCTTGGACCATTACTTGGTTCCTAAGTTCTGCAACTTCtcactctctaaaaaaattccTCCTAACCTATTGCATGCTGATGATGATGTGAAAGGGATTTATGGTTACCTTGACCCTAACTATGTTATATCTGGCTCTGTCACAGAAAAAAGTGACGTCTATTGCTTTGGTGTGCTTTTACTTGTTTTCTTGGCTGGGAAGATGCGTGACAATGCAGGATGGGGAACAAAATTTTGCTCAATAATTGAAAATGGGAAAGCTCACATTCAGAATGATCg gtTAAGGAAAGAGATTGTACTTGCATGCAAGATCTACACGTTGGAGGAGGAGGCTTCTAATGGAGGTCGTAAGGGTGAAGTAGAGAAGAAGAACTAG